The following are from one region of the Tenacibaculum dicentrarchi genome:
- the truB gene encoding tRNA pseudouridine(55) synthase TruB, which yields MKTVEDYKNGQVLLIDKPLEWTSFQVVNKLRWHIKQRFNIKKIKVGHAGTLDPLATGLLILCTGKKTKIIDQYQAQIKEYTGTITLGGTTPSYDLETQVNEIFSTDHITEELIHETTKQFTGVIQQKPPIFSAIKKEGVRLYELARKGETTEIKTREITIPVFEITKINGNNLDFRVVCSKGTYIRSLAFDFGAALKSGAHLSKLRRTKIGDFHVDNAVSIDEFIKSLEKNLEVE from the coding sequence ATGAAAACAGTAGAAGATTATAAAAACGGACAAGTTTTATTAATTGATAAACCCCTAGAATGGACGTCTTTTCAGGTAGTAAATAAATTGCGTTGGCACATAAAACAACGCTTTAACATCAAAAAAATAAAAGTTGGGCATGCCGGAACTTTAGATCCGTTGGCAACAGGTTTATTAATACTTTGTACAGGTAAAAAAACCAAAATTATTGACCAATATCAGGCACAAATAAAAGAATATACTGGTACAATTACTTTAGGAGGAACAACGCCTAGTTATGATTTAGAAACCCAAGTAAATGAAATTTTTTCTACGGATCATATTACCGAAGAATTAATTCATGAAACCACCAAGCAATTTACGGGCGTAATTCAACAGAAACCACCTATTTTTTCGGCGATAAAAAAAGAAGGTGTTCGTTTATATGAACTTGCCCGAAAAGGAGAAACTACCGAAATAAAAACAAGAGAAATTACCATTCCTGTTTTTGAAATCACTAAAATAAATGGCAACAATCTTGATTTTAGAGTTGTTTGTAGCAAAGGAACCTACATTCGTTCATTAGCTTTTGATTTTGGAGCTGCTTTAAAATCAGGTGCTCATTTATCAAAATTAAGAAGAACCAAAATTGGAGATTTTCATGTAGATAATGCCGTAAGCATTGATGAATTTATAAAATCATTAGAAAAAAATTTAGAAGTGGAATAG
- a CDS encoding ABC transporter ATPase, whose translation MLVDFNTLSEEAKVWIYPCNRKFYPKEIDGLNEQLKTFVEGWKLDDENFKASFEVRYNRFIIFSAAEDAVLLNADIDAQVGFILQLQTQYEVELLDRMNVCFKQGEYTQYKDLKDFKGLIKNKAVTEKTIIFDNLIETKQELENYWEVPISESWYSRFLKKSKTKS comes from the coding sequence ATGTTAGTAGATTTTAATACATTATCAGAAGAGGCAAAGGTTTGGATTTATCCATGTAACAGAAAGTTTTATCCAAAGGAAATTGACGGATTAAACGAGCAATTAAAAACATTTGTTGAGGGGTGGAAGTTAGACGATGAGAATTTTAAAGCATCCTTTGAGGTACGATACAATCGTTTTATCATTTTTTCAGCTGCAGAAGATGCTGTGTTGTTAAATGCCGATATTGATGCACAAGTTGGTTTTATTTTACAGTTACAGACACAATACGAGGTGGAATTGTTAGATAGAATGAATGTGTGTTTTAAACAAGGTGAATACACACAATATAAAGATTTGAAAGACTTTAAGGGCTTGATTAAAAACAAAGCAGTAACCGAAAAAACAATCATTTTTGATAATTTAATTGAAACAAAACAAGAGTTAGAAAATTACTGGGAAGTGCCAATTTCTGAAAGCTGGTATAGCCGATTTTTAAAGAAAAGTAAAACCAAGTCCTAA
- a CDS encoding DUF3098 domain-containing protein has protein sequence MEKDSISKPEFLFGKLNYSIMLIGLAVISLGFILMSGGGSDDPTVFNEEIYSWRRIRLAPTFVIIGLGIEIYAILANPKK, from the coding sequence ATGGAAAAAGACAGTATTTCAAAACCAGAATTTTTATTCGGCAAACTAAATTATAGCATTATGTTAATCGGTTTAGCAGTTATTTCACTAGGCTTTATTTTAATGTCAGGTGGCGGAAGCGATGACCCAACTGTGTTTAACGAAGAAATTTATAGCTGGCGCAGAATTCGATTAGCACCAACCTTTGTTATTATCGGTTTAGGAATCGAAATTTATGCTATTTTAGCCAATCCAAAAAAATAA
- the proS gene encoding proline--tRNA ligase, with product MSKHLTKRDEDYSKWYNELVVKADLAENSAVRGCMVIKPYGFAIWENMQAELNRMFKETGHENAYFPLLVPKSLFEAEEKNAEGFAKECAVVTHYRLENDPENKGKLRVDPNAKLEEELVIRPTSEAIIWNTYKGWIQSYRDLPLLINQWANVMRWEMRTRLFLRTAEFLWQEGHTAHATKTEAVAEAKQMQEVYATFAQDFMAMPVIKGAKSASERFAGAEDTLTIEALMQDGKALQAGTSHFLGQNFAKAFDVKYTSKEGKKEYVWATSWGVSTRLIGGLIMTHSDDAGLVLPPKLAPIQVVIVPIHKGDDQLEAISEKVNVIVKELRKKGVSVKFDTRDTYRPGAKFAEYELKGVPVRVAMGNRDLQNGTVEVARRDTFEKQTVAIDSVVDVITNLLEDIQENLFNRALDYRANHTTEVTTFDEFKDAIENKGGFVSAHWDGTEETEDKIKEITKATIRCIPNDAKEEAGTCVFTGNPSTKKVLFAKAY from the coding sequence ATGAGCAAACATTTAACAAAAAGAGACGAAGATTATTCGAAATGGTATAACGAATTAGTGGTAAAAGCTGATTTAGCTGAAAACTCAGCCGTTAGAGGATGTATGGTTATAAAACCCTACGGATTTGCTATTTGGGAAAACATGCAAGCAGAATTAAATAGAATGTTTAAAGAAACAGGGCATGAAAATGCTTATTTCCCATTACTTGTACCCAAAAGTTTATTTGAAGCAGAAGAGAAAAATGCCGAAGGATTTGCGAAAGAATGTGCCGTTGTAACACATTATCGTTTAGAAAACGACCCAGAGAACAAAGGGAAATTAAGAGTAGATCCGAATGCAAAATTAGAAGAAGAATTAGTAATTCGTCCAACATCCGAAGCAATTATTTGGAACACCTATAAAGGATGGATTCAGTCATACCGTGACTTACCATTATTAATAAACCAATGGGCAAATGTAATGCGTTGGGAAATGCGTACTCGTTTATTTTTGCGTACCGCCGAATTTTTATGGCAAGAAGGGCACACAGCACACGCCACAAAAACCGAAGCAGTAGCTGAAGCAAAACAAATGCAAGAAGTATATGCAACCTTTGCGCAAGACTTTATGGCGATGCCTGTAATAAAAGGAGCAAAATCAGCAAGCGAACGTTTTGCAGGAGCCGAAGATACCTTAACTATTGAAGCATTAATGCAAGACGGTAAAGCTTTACAAGCGGGAACATCTCACTTTTTAGGGCAGAATTTTGCCAAAGCATTTGATGTAAAATACACATCAAAAGAAGGAAAGAAAGAATACGTTTGGGCAACTTCTTGGGGAGTTTCAACACGTTTAATCGGAGGATTAATAATGACACATTCCGATGATGCAGGTTTAGTTTTACCTCCAAAATTAGCACCAATCCAAGTGGTAATCGTCCCTATACATAAAGGAGACGACCAATTAGAAGCAATTTCTGAAAAAGTAAATGTAATTGTAAAAGAATTACGTAAAAAAGGCGTTTCAGTAAAGTTTGATACCAGAGATACTTACAGACCAGGTGCAAAATTTGCCGAATACGAATTAAAAGGAGTTCCTGTGCGAGTAGCAATGGGTAACCGTGATTTACAAAACGGTACTGTTGAAGTTGCTCGTCGTGATACTTTCGAAAAACAAACGGTTGCTATTGATAGCGTTGTAGACGTTATTACCAACTTATTAGAAGATATTCAAGAGAATTTATTTAATAGAGCTTTAGATTATAGAGCAAACCATACTACTGAAGTAACTACTTTTGATGAGTTTAAAGACGCTATTGAAAACAAAGGCGGATTTGTGTCAGCTCACTGGGATGGAACTGAAGAAACTGAAGATAAAATTAAAGAAATTACAAAAGCAACTATTAGATGTATTCCTAACGATGCCAAAGAAGAGGCAGGAACCTGTGTATTTACAGGAAATCCATCTACTAAAAAAGTGCTTTTTGCCAAGGCATATTAA
- a CDS encoding undecaprenyl-diphosphate phosphatase, with product MNLLEAIILGIIQGLTEFLPVSSSGHLELAKAILGDTSVPEESLTFTVVLHFATALSTLVIFRKEVAEIFSGLFQFKWNDPMKFSVKIIISMLPAVIIGLAFEKQLEAFFGGKILLVGIMLLVTAVLLLFADKAKNTNKEVSFKNALIIGVSQAIAMLPGISRSGATISTSVLLGIDRSKAARFSFLMVVPLIFGKIAKDFLGGDINFQSSEIIPISAGFIAAFLSGLVACNWMIALVKKSKLSYFSIYCAIVGFIAIGYSLFF from the coding sequence ATGAATTTATTAGAAGCTATTATCCTTGGTATTATTCAAGGGCTTACCGAATTTTTACCCGTATCGTCAAGCGGACATTTAGAATTAGCAAAAGCAATTTTAGGCGATACTTCGGTACCTGAAGAAAGTTTAACGTTTACCGTCGTTTTACATTTTGCAACCGCATTAAGTACCTTGGTGATATTCAGAAAAGAAGTTGCCGAAATTTTCAGCGGATTATTCCAATTTAAATGGAACGACCCAATGAAATTTTCAGTAAAAATTATAATTTCGATGCTACCAGCGGTAATTATTGGTTTAGCATTTGAAAAACAATTAGAAGCTTTTTTCGGTGGAAAAATATTATTAGTAGGAATAATGTTATTAGTTACCGCCGTATTATTATTATTTGCTGATAAAGCTAAAAACACCAATAAAGAAGTTTCTTTTAAAAATGCTTTAATTATTGGAGTTTCGCAAGCAATTGCTATGTTACCAGGAATTTCTCGTTCAGGAGCTACTATTTCAACGTCGGTTTTATTAGGAATTGACCGTAGTAAAGCCGCTCGATTTTCATTTTTAATGGTCGTTCCTCTTATATTTGGAAAAATAGCTAAAGATTTTTTAGGTGGAGATATTAATTTTCAATCTTCAGAAATTATACCGATATCAGCAGGTTTTATAGCAGCTTTCCTTTCAGGATTAGTTGCCTGTAATTGGATGATTGCTTTAGTTAAAAAGAGTAAATTATCTTATTTTTCAATTTACTGTGCTATTGTAGGATTCATAGCTATTGGATATTCTTTATTCTTTTAA
- the rpsT gene encoding 30S ribosomal protein S20, translating to MANHKSAIKRIRSNDAKRLRNKYQHKTTRNAVRRLKASEDKAEAQGMLSTVVSMLDKLAKNNIIHKNKASNLKSKLAKHVASL from the coding sequence ATGGCAAATCATAAGTCAGCAATTAAAAGAATCAGAAGTAACGACGCTAAGCGTTTAAGAAATAAATATCAGCATAAAACAACTCGTAATGCTGTTAGAAGATTAAAAGCATCTGAAGATAAGGCAGAAGCACAAGGAATGCTTTCTACTGTTGTATCTATGTTAGATAAATTAGCAAAGAATAATATTATTCACAAGAATAAAGCATCTAACTTAAAATCAAAATTAGCTAAACACGTAGCTTCTTTATAA